The DNA sequence TCGATGGTTTCTTGTGTTTCAATTCCTTCAATTTTTTCACGATGGTAACGGAAGTATCTTCTTAAAATCTCCTCTTTACCAGCTTTACTACAAGCTTCATTGTCAATGATGCCTTCTTTTGCCATATTCACACCCATGTCGGTTGGTGATCTGTATCCAAATGCTTCCAGTTCTCCGGTAATTCGTTTCATTAAATTATGAAGGATGGTGAAATTTTCGATATCTCTATTGTAGTTTATGGCTACCTGATTATATGCTTCTTTGTGAAAAGGATCAACGAGGTTTACATCCAGCATATCCGCAGTGGCAGCTTCATATGCAACATTTATAGGATGATTTAATTCTAAATTCCAAATAGGGAAGGTTTCAAATTTGGCAAAACCGGTTTTAATTCCCATTTTTCGTTCATGGTGAATTTGACTTAAGGCAACAGCCATTTTACCTGATCCACCACCAGCTCCCGTAATAATAGTCAGTTTTTTATCGCTTACAACATAAGGCTGATTATCGTAGCCTCTCAATACTTTTTCCAAATTGTTGGGATATCCCTCTATCTCTGTTTGGATATAAACCTTGATCCCATAATTCTCCAACTTGCTCTTAA is a window from the Bacteroidota bacterium genome containing:
- a CDS encoding DUF1846 family protein, with product KSKLENYGIKVYIQTEIEGYPNNLEKVLRGYDNQPYVVSDKKLTIITGAGGGSGKMAVALSQIHHERKMGIKTGFAKFETFPIWNLELNHPINVAYEAATADMLDVNLVDPFHKEAYNQVAINYNRDIENFTILHNLMKRITGELEAFGYRSPTDMGVNMAKEGIIDNEACSKAGKEEILRRYFRYHREKIEGIETQETIDQMQMIMDKVNVKPEDRKVVEMAELTAKKGEGFDGVSCGAAIQLSDGKILTGKNSKQFHAESAVLLNAIKELSKIPDEIDLLSPEIIKSITELKFGLLNRKGSSLNVNETLIALAMSGSTNPAAKHALNKLNKLKNCEMHLTHLPTPGDEVGLIRLKMNVTTSAKISSIPDFQ